From the Chitinolyticbacter meiyuanensis genome, one window contains:
- the tssM gene encoding type VI secretion system membrane subunit TssM: MNRLFDLLGRATAMVFNRQLWVLLGLIVLACLIWLLGPLIAIGRYRPLEPEWVRWLLIVALFAIWLARVLYRTWRAAQLNAQLLNQIRAPAAEARAAEVATNPHLAELGQRFDEAVERLKTARFVPQGKGAARWLDRFSQQYLYQLPWYVFIGAPGSGKTTALVNAGLEFPLADHFGKAAIRGVGGTRNCDWWFTNEAVLIDTAGRYTMQESNREQDQEEWQGFVGLLKRFRARQPINGAILTISLADLLGAGEQERTQHAMTLRKRLQELRGEFCIAFPVYVLVTKVDLLAGFTEYFAQLGREGRGQVWGVTFPLATTSQPGFDLQRAFAAEYELLLQRLYAGLPEQLLAEHDPRQRELAYLLPQEFAGLQGLLGQFLTQVFAESRFEERALLRGVYFTSGTQEGTVFDRVMGGIKRFLQIDGRAYAPQVGEPGRSFFLRSLMQDVIFKEAGLAGHNERWQQRRRWARRAGYAAAAVASVALLLGWLVSYRHNQQYIDEVAAKLPQVAARIAVVKVNERSAATALMPALDELRALPASARFDVNHAPLGHRLGLYQGDKLMAAADGAYGHALEDALLPLMARRLEEGLRNAPAGDLEFSYGSLKAYLMLYDAAHYDADFLQAWLSFDIERSLGRDITRAQRAALRQHLARLFAERAVSSPYAKDDALVAQVRERLRGHTLAERSYSGMRRALLHDATLPGFNAVEVVGPQATLVFARASGTSLNRGVPGLYTYRGYWQGFAPRVERDVASRAREETWVLALRQPQITGPESQANWVREVKRLYFADYIAAWEGYLADLRLRSSPTLAQNIQVARTLSAPDSPLLRLMSAASRETTLLRDSKDDERNLIEQARDKVGATRESLVDLFGEPESAEPAVAGKAERPEQVVDNRFAALRQFVQPGPNGTAAPIDAVRETLNEFYTYLTATDAALRDGSAPPSDEVLSRIHADAGRLPLPFRGMLGELASASDSHVAQLVHQQLGRNAAATIGDFCRQAVSGRYPLVRGSARDMTTGDFAQLFAPAGLMDDFFQKNLASQVDTAARPWRFKGEGGQTAGYLPAFERAAVIRDVYFAGGARTPTIRVELKPLQMDANISQIVLDIDGQIVRYAHGPQVPMQVQWPGPRGSNQVRVQVTGVGSVGGGFVTEGPWALHRLFDRATLSPGRVPEQMIATFDLGGSKVTFEVTASSVRSPFRLAQLESFSCPGRT; encoded by the coding sequence ATGAACCGGCTGTTCGACCTGCTGGGCCGGGCCACGGCCATGGTCTTCAATCGCCAGTTGTGGGTGCTGCTCGGGCTGATCGTGCTGGCCTGCCTGATCTGGCTGCTCGGGCCGCTGATCGCGATTGGCCGTTACCGGCCGCTGGAGCCCGAATGGGTGCGCTGGCTGCTGATCGTCGCCCTGTTCGCGATTTGGCTGGCGCGCGTGCTGTATCGCACCTGGCGCGCCGCGCAGCTCAATGCCCAGTTGCTCAACCAGATCCGCGCGCCGGCTGCAGAGGCCCGCGCGGCCGAGGTCGCGACCAATCCGCATCTGGCGGAGCTGGGCCAGCGCTTCGACGAGGCCGTCGAGCGGCTGAAGACCGCCCGCTTCGTACCTCAGGGCAAGGGGGCCGCACGCTGGCTGGATCGCTTCTCGCAGCAATACCTGTATCAGCTGCCGTGGTATGTGTTCATCGGCGCGCCGGGCTCGGGCAAGACTACGGCGCTGGTCAATGCCGGGTTGGAGTTCCCGCTGGCCGATCATTTCGGCAAGGCCGCGATCCGTGGTGTGGGCGGCACCCGCAACTGCGACTGGTGGTTCACCAACGAGGCGGTGCTGATCGATACCGCCGGCCGCTACACCATGCAGGAGAGCAACCGCGAGCAGGATCAGGAGGAATGGCAAGGCTTCGTCGGCCTGTTGAAGCGATTCCGCGCCCGCCAGCCCATCAATGGCGCGATCCTCACCATCAGCCTGGCCGATCTCTTGGGCGCCGGTGAGCAGGAGCGCACCCAGCACGCGATGACACTACGCAAGCGGCTGCAGGAGCTGCGCGGCGAGTTCTGTATTGCTTTCCCGGTCTACGTGCTGGTGACCAAGGTGGATCTGCTGGCCGGCTTCACCGAGTATTTCGCCCAGCTGGGCCGCGAAGGACGCGGCCAGGTGTGGGGCGTGACCTTCCCGCTGGCGACCACCAGCCAGCCGGGCTTCGATCTGCAGCGCGCGTTCGCAGCCGAATACGAGCTACTGTTGCAACGGCTCTATGCCGGCCTGCCCGAGCAACTGCTGGCCGAGCACGACCCGCGCCAGCGCGAGCTGGCCTACCTGCTGCCGCAGGAATTCGCCGGCCTGCAAGGGCTGCTGGGCCAGTTCCTCACGCAGGTGTTCGCCGAATCGCGCTTCGAAGAGCGGGCGCTGCTGCGCGGCGTCTATTTCACCAGCGGCACCCAGGAAGGCACGGTGTTCGACCGGGTGATGGGTGGCATCAAGCGCTTCCTGCAAATCGATGGCCGTGCTTATGCACCGCAGGTCGGTGAGCCCGGGCGCAGCTTTTTCCTGCGCAGCCTGATGCAGGACGTGATCTTCAAGGAGGCGGGGCTCGCCGGCCACAACGAGCGCTGGCAGCAACGGCGGCGCTGGGCACGGCGCGCCGGCTATGCGGCGGCGGCCGTCGCATCGGTGGCGTTGCTGCTGGGCTGGCTGGTCAGCTATCGCCACAACCAGCAATACATCGACGAGGTGGCGGCCAAGCTGCCACAGGTCGCCGCGCGTATCGCCGTGGTCAAGGTGAACGAGCGCAGTGCCGCCACGGCGCTGATGCCGGCGCTCGACGAATTGCGTGCCTTGCCGGCCAGTGCCCGCTTCGACGTGAACCATGCGCCGCTGGGCCACCGGCTTGGCCTCTACCAAGGTGACAAGCTGATGGCCGCCGCCGACGGCGCCTACGGCCATGCGCTCGAGGATGCGCTGCTGCCGCTGATGGCGCGGCGGCTGGAAGAAGGCCTGCGCAATGCGCCGGCGGGGGACCTGGAGTTTTCCTACGGGTCGCTCAAGGCCTATCTGATGCTGTACGACGCGGCGCACTACGACGCCGACTTCCTGCAGGCCTGGTTGTCCTTCGATATCGAGCGCAGCCTGGGGCGCGACATCACCCGCGCGCAACGCGCCGCACTGCGTCAGCATCTGGCGCGATTGTTCGCCGAGCGCGCGGTCAGCTCGCCCTATGCCAAGGATGATGCGCTGGTGGCGCAGGTGCGCGAGCGCCTGCGAGGCCACACGCTGGCCGAGCGCAGCTACAGCGGCATGCGGCGCGCACTGCTGCACGACGCGACGTTGCCGGGCTTCAACGCGGTGGAGGTGGTCGGCCCGCAGGCGACGCTGGTATTCGCCCGGGCCAGCGGCACCAGCCTCAATCGCGGCGTGCCCGGCCTCTATACCTACCGCGGCTACTGGCAGGGTTTTGCCCCGCGCGTCGAGCGTGATGTAGCGAGCCGCGCACGGGAGGAGACTTGGGTGCTGGCGCTGCGCCAGCCGCAGATCACCGGCCCGGAATCGCAGGCCAACTGGGTGCGCGAGGTCAAGCGGCTCTATTTCGCCGACTACATCGCTGCGTGGGAGGGCTATCTTGCCGACCTGCGGCTGCGCAGCAGCCCCACGCTGGCACAGAACATCCAGGTGGCGCGTACGCTGTCGGCGCCCGATTCGCCGCTGTTGCGGCTGATGAGCGCCGCTTCGCGCGAAACGACTTTGCTGCGCGACAGCAAGGACGACGAACGCAACCTGATCGAACAAGCGCGCGACAAGGTAGGCGCCACCCGCGAATCGCTGGTCGATCTCTTTGGCGAGCCGGAGTCCGCCGAACCCGCGGTAGCCGGCAAGGCAGAGCGCCCCGAGCAGGTGGTCGACAACCGCTTCGCCGCGCTGCGCCAGTTCGTGCAGCCCGGCCCCAACGGCACAGCCGCGCCCATCGATGCCGTGCGGGAAACGCTGAACGAGTTCTACACCTACCTGACCGCGACCGATGCCGCGTTGCGCGACGGCAGCGCGCCGCCCAGCGACGAAGTGCTCAGCCGCATCCATGCCGACGCAGGCCGCCTGCCGTTGCCGTTCCGCGGCATGCTGGGCGAGCTTGCGAGCGCTTCGGACAGCCATGTGGCCCAGCTGGTGCACCAGCAACTGGGTCGTAACGCAGCGGCCACCATTGGCGATTTCTGCCGCCAGGCCGTGAGCGGACGCTATCCACTGGTGCGCGGCTCAGCGCGCGACATGACCACGGGCGATTTTGCCCAGCTGTTCGCGCCGGCCGGCCTGATGGACGACTTCTTCCAGAAGAACCTCGCCAGCCAGGTCGATACCGCCGCGCGCCCCTGGCGCTTCAAGGGCGAGGGCGGTCAGACGGCGGGTTATCTGCCGGCGTTCGAGCGCGCTGCGGTGATCCGCGATGTCTATTTCGCCGGCGGCGCGCGCACGCCGACGATCCGCGTCGAGCTCAAGCCCTTGCAGATGGACGCCAACATCTCGCAGATCGTGCTCGATATCGACGGTCAGATCGTGCGCTATGCACATGGCCCGCAGGTGCCGATGCAGGTGCAGTGGCCGGGGCCGCGTGGCAGCAACCAGGTGCGCGTGCAGGTCACCGGCGTTGGCAGCGTTGGCGGTGGCTTCGTCACCGAAGGCCCGTGGGCGCTGCACCGCCTGTTCGATCGGGCGACGTTGTCCCCCGGCCGGGTGCCGGAGCAGATGATCGCCACCTTCGATCTGGGCGGCAGCAAGGTGACGTTCGAAGTCACCGCATCAAGTGTGCGCAGCCCGTTCCGGCTGGCGCAGCTCGAATCGTTCTCCTGCCCGGGGCGCACATGA
- the tagF gene encoding type VI secretion system-associated protein TagF, translating to MAARTLSLGQVGWYGKIPAAGDFVARDLPYALLRGWEHWMQQGLAALQQADPQMLPRHYAVAPVWNFLLPAGLGADYVQLGSLAPSCDRVGRYYPVAAMLQLPLAGFVGTGLDQAAVIYEHTGAALLAAIRHGHSPDRLSSALASLPGAWRGAMPRSSAPGVLDPAATGVTAWPGLSQYFDAGGTTSFWWTHQGDGSPLQTHAHTGALNNALFARLFGPQGYAA from the coding sequence ATGGCTGCACGCACCTTGTCGCTGGGGCAGGTCGGCTGGTACGGCAAAATTCCTGCCGCCGGCGATTTCGTGGCCCGCGATTTGCCCTATGCCTTGTTGCGAGGGTGGGAGCACTGGATGCAGCAGGGCCTCGCGGCGCTGCAGCAGGCTGATCCGCAGATGCTGCCGCGCCATTACGCAGTGGCACCGGTATGGAATTTCCTGCTGCCGGCAGGATTGGGAGCTGACTACGTGCAGTTGGGTTCGCTGGCGCCCAGTTGCGATCGGGTAGGGCGCTATTACCCGGTGGCTGCCATGTTGCAGCTGCCGCTGGCGGGCTTCGTCGGCACCGGCCTCGACCAGGCGGCAGTGATCTATGAACACACCGGCGCGGCCTTGCTGGCCGCCATCCGCCACGGTCATTCGCCGGACCGGTTGAGCAGCGCGCTCGCGTCGCTGCCCGGCGCCTGGCGCGGTGCCATGCCACGCAGCAGCGCCCCTGGCGTGCTCGATCCCGCCGCGACCGGCGTGACGGCGTGGCCGGGGCTGTCGCAGTACTTCGATGCCGGGGGCACCACCAGCTTCTGGTGGACCCACCAGGGCGACGGCTCGCCCTTGCAGACCCATGCCCACACCGGTGCGCTCAACAACGCGCTGTTCGCCCGCCTGTTCGGCCCTCAGGGATATGCCGCATGA
- a CDS encoding DotU family type VI secretion system protein — protein MSHTADTLFDPLAQPAGFVPPNPGAAAHGYAPGAQAPMQRIISGSNPLVAAANPLLNLVPQIRTTVQHPDPARLRAQLLEEIRQFEVRAREAGIAAETIIGARYCLCTTLDEAATLTPWGGGGVWSAHSLLVTFHNETWGGEKFFQLLGRLSQQPQQHIDLLELQLFCLLLGFEGRYRVVDQGRAQLDALRHRLVQMVRHVRGEPAMALSPHWHDPAAAPKPVQRVLPVWVVVAAATLLCLLVFIGLQWALASRSDDVFAGIDRLRLPRLLTAAPVIKPVAPPRLAQLLEPEIRDKLVTVRDESDRSVVVLRGDGLFESGEAGLIERYRPLLARIGDALNTVDGTVLVMGYTDDVPTRGLRFASNWELSQARADTVRQQLQARLTKPGRVRAEGRGAADPVAPNDTPGNRARNRRVEITVLVPPGSAGTEVRR, from the coding sequence ATGAGCCACACTGCCGATACCCTGTTCGATCCACTGGCGCAGCCTGCCGGCTTCGTCCCTCCGAATCCGGGCGCCGCCGCCCACGGTTACGCCCCAGGCGCCCAAGCCCCGATGCAGCGCATCATCAGCGGCAGCAATCCGCTGGTGGCCGCGGCCAACCCGCTGCTCAATCTGGTGCCGCAGATCCGCACCACCGTGCAGCATCCCGATCCGGCGCGCCTGCGCGCGCAATTGCTCGAGGAGATCCGCCAGTTCGAAGTGCGCGCCCGTGAGGCCGGCATTGCCGCCGAAACCATCATTGGCGCCCGCTATTGCCTGTGCACCACGCTGGATGAGGCTGCCACGCTGACACCCTGGGGTGGTGGTGGTGTCTGGTCGGCGCATAGCCTGCTCGTTACCTTCCACAACGAAACCTGGGGCGGCGAGAAGTTCTTCCAGCTGCTGGGGCGCTTGTCGCAGCAGCCGCAGCAGCACATCGATCTGCTGGAGCTGCAGCTGTTTTGCCTGCTGCTCGGCTTCGAAGGGCGCTACCGCGTGGTGGACCAGGGCCGTGCGCAGCTCGATGCATTGCGCCACCGGCTGGTACAGATGGTCCGCCATGTGCGTGGCGAGCCGGCTATGGCACTGTCGCCGCATTGGCATGATCCGGCGGCGGCCCCCAAACCGGTGCAGCGGGTGCTGCCGGTGTGGGTGGTCGTAGCGGCGGCTACGCTGCTGTGCCTGCTGGTCTTCATCGGCTTGCAATGGGCATTGGCCAGCCGCTCCGACGATGTATTTGCCGGGATCGACCGGCTGCGGTTACCCCGGTTGCTGACTGCGGCACCGGTGATCAAGCCGGTGGCCCCACCACGGCTGGCTCAGCTGCTGGAGCCGGAGATCCGCGACAAGCTGGTCACGGTGCGGGATGAATCGGATCGCAGCGTGGTGGTGCTGCGCGGCGACGGGCTGTTCGAATCGGGCGAGGCGGGGTTGATCGAACGCTATCGGCCATTGCTGGCGCGAATCGGCGATGCGCTCAACACCGTCGACGGCACGGTGCTGGTGATGGGCTACACCGATGATGTGCCGACGCGCGGCCTGCGCTTTGCCTCCAACTGGGAGCTGTCGCAAGCGCGGGCGGATACGGTGCGACAACAGCTGCAGGCGCGTTTGACCAAGCCGGGCCGGGTGCGCGCCGAGGGGCGAGGTGCCGCCGATCCCGTCGCGCCCAACGATACGCCGGGCAACCGCGCGCGCAATCGCCGCGTCGAGATCACCGTGCTGGTGCCGCCGGGTAGCGCTGGAACGGAGGTCAGGCGATGA